A stretch of the Hydra vulgaris chromosome 09, alternate assembly HydraT2T_AEP genome encodes the following:
- the LOC136084674 gene encoding TNF receptor-associated factor 5-like, whose translation MIGLISTVRQKATDKLLNLIGNVKLVEKTPLSLCCHVCKKILIRPVQWNCGHRSCESCFRSGIYCEEDNETVLFCFTDNQALKEILNLSCYCLYENDGCHWNGFCHELEEHLKTCSFVETLECPYKVISCKVIGSKKTISNHQIQELVYHSALLSVFFKFEGESLMMLKSKFSDLKEYEYLFSYKYDNGFNVDKLSSEIVTLNKKRNSLKKFQSFVDDIDRIEQQIKYLVSFFNKNSFTENLHDAENRVARAEIENELIKTRLNDIRYKILLINSVTNDGSYLWKIDNFSKKLEDALAGRTIELFSPPLMTDPSGYRFCAIVMLAGDLRFNKYSQNFISVYISILPSPFDEVLTFPFPYKIDISLVSVIKGKQNHTQRLKPDENIAFQKPYQPMNQPVGFCKFCSHDNLYSGGYIKDDAIFIKFNVMK comes from the exons atgattGGGTTGATCTCAACTGTTCGCCAGAAAGCTACAGACAAATTACTCAATCTTATAGGAAATGTGAAGCTAGTAGAAAAAACTCCATTAAGCTTATGTTGTCATGTCTGCAAGAAAATTTTGATTCGTCCTGTTCAATGGAATTGTGGTCATAG AAGCTGCGAGTCATGTTTTAGAAGTGGTATATATTGTGAAGAAGATAATGaaactgttttattttgctttacTGATAATCAAGCATTAAAAGAGATATTAAATTTATCGTGTTACTGTTTATATGAAAACGATGGTTGTCATTGGAATGGTTTTTGTCATGAGTTGGAAGAACACTTAAAAACATGTTCATTTGTTGAAACCTTAGAATGTCCTTACAAAGTAATAAGTTGCAAAGtaattggttcaaaaaaaacaatatcaaacCATCAAATCCAAGAACTTGTTTACCATTCTGCTTTGTTAtctgttttctttaaattcgaAGGTGAAAGTTTAATgatgttaaaaagtaaattttcagATTTAAAGGAATATGAGTActtgttttcttataaatacGACAATGGTTTTAATGTGGATAAACTTAGTTCAGAAATcgttactttaaataaaaagagaaatagcttaaagaaatttcaaagttttgttgATGATATTGATAGAATTGAAcagcaaattaaatatttagtgagtttttttaataaaaacagttttacagAAAATCTTCATGATGCAGAAAATAGAGTAGCAAGAGCAGAGATAGAAAACGAATTGATTAAAACCAGATTAAATGAtattagatataaaattttgctaattAATTCAGTAACGAACGATGGGTCTTATTTATGGAAAATtgataacttttcaaaaaaattggaaGACGCTTTAGCTGGACGAACTATAGAACTTTTCTCTCCTCCATTAATGACTGATCCTTCAGGCTACAGGTTTTGCGCTATAGTTATGTTGGCAGGAGATTTGAGGTTCAATAAATACagtcaaaattttatatcagtATATATTTCTATTCTACCTAGTCCTTTCGATGAAGTGTTGACATTTCCATTTCCATACAAAATTGATATTTCTCTTGTTAGTGTTATAAAAGGCAAGCAAAACCATACACAAAGACTAAAACCTGATGAAAATATAGCATTTCAAAAGCCTTACCAGCCAATGAATCAACCAGTTGGCTTTTGTAAGTTTTGCAGTCATGATAATCTATATTCAGGTGGTTACATAAAAGATGAtgctatttttataaagttcaatGTTATGAAATAA